Part of the Henckelia pumila isolate YLH828 chromosome 2, ASM3356847v2, whole genome shotgun sequence genome is shown below.
aAAAGACAACCTGCACACTTTGAAGATCACAAtcctaaaagaaaaaatgtgGATAGAAGTCTAAATGGGCAGGGCAGAAATGAGAATGATCATGACAGTTCAACAAGGTTTTCTAAGCAAACAAATGTTCGTGGTGATCGAATGGTTTCTAGAAGGACCCCAAGAATATGGGCTGAGGATGAAAATGCAACTAATAGAGAAAGGTTCAAACGACAAACTGTGACTTCTGAAGGCAAGAATTTTAAAAGAAGTACTGCAAGGAGTCAAAGTGGCCGAAGCACCAATGATGGCACTTATGAAAGTTCAACAAGGTTTTCTCGCAATATTGGTAGAGAACAGAGGCGTCCAAGAAGAACCTCACCAAGTTAGATGACTTCAATAAGCAGAGCAAATGTGAAGCAGAGAGGACGCTCGCAGTGCGAAACACAACACAGTTTGCTCGAGCTGGCAATTTGCACATTCTGTTAGTCCAATTTTGTCAGAATTGTTTAAAGCAAGATTTTTTACAGCTTGTATTCAGTCTTGTCAGTTGTATTTGTTAGCTCCACGTTAGGCTGATAACAATGACTCTTAGATCTTCATAGATAATTACTTGTTTCAGATAAACTGATAAGCATGTTGTGACAGATACAAATTTATCATCAATAACAAGTTGTTCTCGGTTACTATATCAATGACAAGTTGTTCTTAGTTACTATATCAAGTTGTACAAGATAGTAATTGTTGTTGGTTCCAAATTTATCTTCATTTGAAACAAGTTTCTCAAATCCTTCCTTTGCAGTCAAATCTATTGATCTAATGCATAGCTGTTTAATTTTCACAAGAAATCTTAGCCCATAAAACACAGGATGctttacaaaaaattaaatatttagatTTAAGTACCAAGTCTAAGTTATCATTCAACAACCTATATATTAATAACAATGAAAGGATATTTATTACACTGAAGAGAAAACTTCAACTCTAATACCAATTCAACCTCCTCTAAGACCAATTCAAACTTCCCACGGTCTGCGTGTATATGTACGGCTCTTAAGCATATAAAGATTGCCAATGCCAAAACACCATTAATCTTGATGGATCTACCATCAGAAATCATCACCAATACGCATATAAAGATTGCCAATGCGAAAACACCATTAATCTTGATGGAACTACCATCAGAAATCATCGCCAATATCCTATCAAGACTTCCATGGCGAACCATCATAAGCTGCAAATGTGTTTGCAAGCAATGGGACAAGCTTCTCTCAAGTCCCGAATTTGTCAAATTCCATCGTTCTGTATCGACCCCAGAAGTGCTTGTCCTTCAAGCTGATCCAATTGGTCGGTACCTATGCAAATTCGTCGAACGTGAAGATGACTTTCAACTTCATCAACACGGTTTTCACAGTGATCAGGGGATGAAATTTAATCCCAAAGCATTCATTAGCTCCCCTGCAGGTTACCGGATTGAGATGATAGGTTCGGTCGATGGTTTGCTTTGCCTTCAATACAACAGCAAAATAGATGATGTGATTTGTGTATGCAATCCGATCATGCGTGAGTACACCTCTCTTCCTAGACTTGCACGCATTGTGGAGTCTGTTAACTTTATTCATTATGGGTTCGGGGTAAGCTCGATAACCGGCCAATACAAGGTCGTTTACATGTTCCAAAAGAGCGTCCAAAAAGTACGACAGTGCCTAGTCTCTGAAAACTTcaagtgtgaattctatgaTTACCTGATCTACACACTTGGGACAGGTTACTGGAGAAGCATTCCTAGAAACTCACCATTTGGGCTCTCTCATCTTTCCTTTGGCGTTTTTCTGAATGGAAATCTACATGGGTTGGTAAAGAGCTCTCCCGAATCCGCCATTTCAATATCTTGTTTCGATCTGGAAGATGAGTCATTTAAGCCCTTTTCTCCTCCTCCATATCCGCTACGGCTAGTATGGTTTGCTTGCTGTGATACTTTAGGAGTTTTGGATGATTGCTTGTGTATTTGTGACAGTACGAGTTCGATTGATGAGGGGGGACTTGTTTTCTGGACCATGAAGGAATACGGGGTCAAAGAATCATGGACGAGGCAATTCGTGTTTCTTGGCACACAAATCAGTCCTTCTTTTCCATACGACGTTGTTTACCCCATCAAAGGTTATAAAAATGGCGACATCTTGTTTTCTTGGCAACATCAGATGGCGTTCTATTACAACAACAGGACCAAAACCAGTCATAAAGTTGTTATATGTACCGATAATTTAGATCCTCGCATTTGGTTATGTTTCAAGACAGTGCTTCACAGTTCAAGTTTCCTTTCGCTCAAAAGTTTCGGAGGGGAAATTGTGATTTCATGTGCTGATTTGTGGACAAAAATtcttatgagacggtctcaaaggtaattttttttatacggattttttttatatagattatccattaaaaagtattacatttgatgccaaaaatattacttattattataaatatgggtagggtttTCCTTAAAAAAATATGGGTTGGGTTAACTGATGAaaccgtctcacaagagtgttactcTAATTTGTGAAGACAGCTGTCTAGCATTGCTT
Proteins encoded:
- the LOC140884788 gene encoding F-box protein CPR1-like, whose amino-acid sequence is MDLPSEIITNTHIKIANAKTPLILMELPSEIIANILSRLPWRTIISCKCVCKQWDKLLSSPEFVKFHRSVSTPEVLVLQADPIGRYLCKFVEREDDFQLHQHGFHSDQGMKFNPKAFISSPAGYRIEMIGSVDGLLCLQYNSKIDDVICVCNPIMREYTSLPRLARIVESVNFIHYGFGVSSITGQYKVVYMFQKSVQKVRQCLVSENFKCEFYDYLIYTLGTGYWRSIPRNSPFGLSHLSFGVFLNGNLHGLVKSSPESAISISCFDLEDESFKPFSPPPYPLRLVWFACCDTLGVLDDCLCICDSTSSIDEGGLVFWTMKEYGVKESWTRQFVFLGTQISPSFPYDVVYPIKGYKNGDILFSWQHQMAFYYNNRTKTSHKVVICTDNLDPRIWLCFKTVLHSSSFLSLKSFGGEIVISCADLWTKILMRRSQR